One Purpureocillium takamizusanense chromosome 1, complete sequence genomic window carries:
- the MSH3 gene encoding Mismatch repair protein msh3 (BUSCO:EOG09260LI6~COG:L~EggNog:ENOG503NUIG), which yields MSPTPKASSAKKQQSLTSFFAPKTINGLDAAFRKQAQSQSGAQLDHSQSTKKRPLEDDTGQINRTTERVAKRARAHGDSGTADDNGLMPKEPTGHEGRGNVSGRAGQFMYGESGSANGADAGTDGVDPVLRYRNEDLHQRFVKKLGHPDAMSRRARRPHETDPAEEGDAEADAFEEEEDPAPTKTRKKGAKTGKLTPMEVQFLDIKRKHMDTILIVEVGYKFRFFGEDARIAAKELSIVCIPGKMRYDEHPSEAHLDRFASASIPVHRLPVHAKRLVAAGHKVGVVRQVETAALKKAGDNRNAPFIRKLTNLYTKGTYIDENGELDQQSGGSPAGGYLLCITETKSKGLGSDEKVDVGILAVQPATGDIIYDTFEDGFMRSEIETRLLHISPCEFLIVGELTKGTDKLIQHLSGSRTNVFGDRTRVERTLKSPTMAAEAHSHVTQFYADKVKAASQNETASALLDKVLKLSEPVTICLSAMINHLQEYGLEHIFDLTKYFQSFSTRSHVLINGTTLESLEVYRNATDHSEKGSLFWAVDKTLTRFGQRLLRKWVGRPLLDQDSLEQRLSAVQELLDKQSTAPVNELENLLSSIKADLERSLIRIYYGKCTRPELLSVLQTLQKIAVHYSRHISPSDSPFSSTLLTSAVGALPQILDPVVSYLERINLQAARKDDKYGFFRDEHQTEDIQDHQLGIAHVEHELDSHRSVAAQKIKNKSVDYVAVAGIEYLIEVPNNEIKNVPASWSKISGTKKLSRFHTPEVLRLIAERDQHREALAAACDKAFKDLLAEISADYQPLRDAVAALATLDCLLSLSKVAGQPGYSRPTFLPVSSEPTISITQGRHPIAERTIDYGYIPFTTTLAHPSPLAHLITGPNMGGKSSFVRAFALIVLLAQIGSFVPADALSLTLCDAIHTRAGARDNLFTGESTFMVEVSETARILRSATPRSLVILDELGRGTSTHDGAAIAQSVLQHVVTETRCLTLFITHYQNLARVVDGLDGVSNVHMKFKADVNSDGEEEVTFLYEVGEGIAHRSYGLNVARLARIPKKVLDVAAEKSSEMELGMRVRRLKGAYRALEEVISQCASKPLDQLVASIEQL from the exons ATGTCACCAACGCCTAAGGCGTCATCAGCAAAAAAACAGCAGTCCCTGACGTCCTTCTTCGCCCCTAAGACGATCAACGGGCTCGACGCAGCGTTCCGGAAGCAGGCTCAATCGCAATCCGGAGCGCAGCTCGATCACAGCCAGTCAACAAAGAAGCGTCCGCTTGAGGATGACACAGGTCAGATCAACAGGACCACTGAACGTGTAGCAAAGAGAGCCAGGGCGCATGGCGATAGTGGCACAGCGGATGACAATGGCTTGATGCCCAAGGAACCCACCGGCCACGAGGGCAGGGGCAATGTCTCTGGCCGCGCCGGACAGTTCATGTATGGCGAAAGTGGCTCTGCGAACGGAGCTGACGCAGGCACGGACGGTGTTGATCCAGTCTTAAGGTACCGCAACGAAGACCTTCACCAGCGATTTGTAAAGAAGCTTGGCCACCCGGATGCCATgagtcggcgggctcgtAGGCCGCACGAAACAGACCCGGCTGAGGAAGGCGATGCTGAGGCCGATGCTtttgaagaagaagaggatcCAGCGCCGACCAAGACAAGGAAGAAGGGGGCCAAGACTGGAAAGCTCACGCCGATGGAAGTTCAATTCTTGGACATCAAGCGAAAGCACATGGACACGatcctcatcgtcgaggtcgggTATAAATTCCGTTTCTTCGGCGAGGATGCACGGATAGCGGCCAAAGAGCTCAGCATTGTATGCATCCCAGGCAAGATGCGATATGACGAGC ACCCATCAGAAGCCCATCTCGATCGATTTGCATCCGCGAGCATACCTGTACATCGACTCCCGGTGCATGCAAAGcgtcttgttgccgccggccacaAAGTAGGAGTGGTTCGTCAAGTCGAGACGGCCGCTCTCAAGAAGGCGGGAGACAATCGAAACGCGCCTTTCATCCGCAAGCTCACGAATCTCTACACCAAAGGCACGTACATCGACGAGAATGGCGAGCTGGACCAGCAGTCTGGTGGATCACCAGCCGGTGGCTATCTACTCTGCATCACAGAGACGAAGTCGAAAGGCCTGGGGAGTGATGAGAAAGTTGACGTGGGCATTCTTGCCGTCCAGCCTGCGACTGGGGATATCATCTACGACACTTTTGAGGACGGCTTCATGAGAAGTGAGATCGAGACCAGGCTGCTGCATATATCGCCATGCGAATTCCTCATCGTTGGCGAGCTCACCAAAGGAACCGATAAACTGATTCAGCATCTGTCGGGAAGCAGGACCAACGTCTTTGGAGACCGAACTCGTGTCGAGAGGACCCTCAAGAGTCCAACGATGGCCGCTGAAGCTCACTCGCATGTAACTCAATTCTACgccgacaaggtcaaggcggCGTCGCAAAACGAAACAGCGAGCGCTCTCCTTGACAAAGTCCTGAAGCTGTCCGAACCAGTCACTATCTGTCTCTCCGCCATGATCAACCATTTGCAGGAGTATGGCCTGGAGCACATCTTCGATCTCACCAAATACTTCCAAAGCTTCAGCACCAGATCTCACGTCCTGATCAATGGGACCACGCTCGAGAGTCTGGAGGTATACCGGAACGCGACGGACCATTCGGAAAAGGGTAGCTTGTTCTGGGCCGTTGACAAGACTCTGACGCGTtttggccagcgcctcctccgcaaATGGGTGGGCAGGCCGCTTCTTGATCAGGATAGCCTTGAGCAGAGGCTTTCAGCGGTGCAAGAGCTTCTCGACAAACAATCAACAGCTCCAGTCAATGAATTGGAGAATCTGCTCTCCAGCATCAAAGCCGACCTGGAGCGCAGCCTCATTCGCATCTACTATGGCAAGTGCACTAGACCGGAACTTTTGTCTGTCCTACAGACGCTGCAAAAGATTGCCGTGCATTACTCAAGGCACATATCTCCATCCGATTCGCCGTTCTCTTCCACGCTCCTGACTTCGGCGGTTGGTGCCCTACCTCAGATCCTCGATCCCGTCGTATCCTATCTGGAACGCATCAATCTCCAGGCGGCTCGCAAGGACGACAAGTACGGGTTTTTCCGCGACGAACACCAGACGGAGGACATACAGGACCATCAGCTGGGCATCGCCCATGTCGAGCATGAACTTGATTCTCATCGATCGGTCGCAGCACAAAAGATCAAAAATAAATCCGTCGACTACGTCGCTGTTGCAGGCATCGAGTACCTCATTGAGGTACCCAACAACGAGATCAAGAATGTCCCCGCCTCTTGGAGCAAGATCTCGGGCACCAAGAAGCTCTCTCGGTTCCACACGCCCGAGGTGCTACGTCTCATCGCGGAGCGAGACCAGCATCGGGAAGCACTTGCTGCCGCCTGTGACAAAGCCTTCAAAGACCTTCTTGCTGAGATCTCTGCCGATTATCAACCCCTCCGCGACGCAGTAGCCGCTCTGGCGACTCTTGACTGCCTCCTGTCACTGTCAAAAGTCGCCGGCCAGCCTGGCTATAGCCGGCCGACTTTCCTCCCAGTATCTAGCGAGCCAACCATATCCATCACCCAGGGCCGGCATCCCATTGCCGAACGAACCATAGACTATGGCTACATTCCCTTCACCACCACTCTCGCACACCCATCGCCATTGGCCCACCTCATCACAGGTCCGAACATGGGTGGCAAGTCGTCCTTTGTACGCGCCTTTGCCCTCATTGTCCTCCTCGCGCAGATCGGCTCCTTCGTACCCGCCGATGCCCTGTCCCTTACCCTGTGCGACGCCATCCACACCCGTGCTGGCGCCAGAGACAACCTCTTTACCGGCGAGTCTACATTCATGGTTGAAGTTTCTGAAACGGCCCGCATCCTCCGATCCGCAACGCCTCGCAGCCTCGTTATCTTGGACGAATTAGGCCGTGGCACCAGCACtcacgacggcgccgccatcgcccagtCGGTCTTGCAGCACGTGGTGACAGAAACTCGTTGCCTTACCCTCTTTATAACGCACTACCAGAATCTGGCCCGTGTGGTTGACGGCCTGGATGGTGTCTCTAATGTACACATGAAGTTTAAAGCCGACGTCAACagtgatggcgaggaggaagtcACATTCTTGTatgaggtcggcgagggcattGCTCATCGCTCATATGGTCTCAATGTTGCTCGATTGGCACGCATCCCCAAGAAAGTGCTTGATGTGGCCGCAGAAAAGTCAAGTGAAATGGAACTTGGTATGCGAGTGCGTCGGCTCAAAGGAGCCTACCGAGCGTTGGAGGAGGTCATTTCGCAATGCGCTTCAAAGCCGCTCGACCAACTCGTTGCCAGCATTGAGCAGCTCTGA
- a CDS encoding uncharacterized protein (EggNog:ENOG503NU3I~COG:P~TransMembrane:15 (i15-32o102-121i133-152o172-195i207-224o236-253i597-617o629-648i764-784o796-816i828-846o852-874i894-921o941-966i978-1002o)) → MPPIRLRGSRARARPFYVTVLLLSLLTVYAFLSSHGRRHHLDYDIDRDATLLTRRAKAPECNQVHSAEDQCAFVRRYCKDDNAGLLPYLELYYCGLSHAQPVAFVLLVLWLGLLFTTIGIAASDFFSINLSTIATILGLSESLAGVTFLAFGNGSPDVFSTFAAMSSNSPGMAVGELIGAACFITGVVAGSMALVREFRVDRKTYTRDLGFFIVAVCFTMVFLADQKLLFWECWAMIGYYVVYVVTVVGWHWYSTQRKRRLRREGEARSNYYGAVGQSRDELAGEPYRDEPDDADQEIRGSSRRSSPPPDTASFEQGPRIEVDGRAENIVAASSDEDVDGDHERMVAAEVTRNMRVLRIGPKRHHNMNPIRPSLFGALEFRSALAQLQRESNLQLSPITGRSHSENIINRRGRRGTVAATSYLHDHGVEPDSPTDTTATAYRDRALSSGDMPTSSAPAIPMLSDRLDVEQPSQRPEDHDSGQKASTPILSYQVDGNLAPPPTGSKGTLLGNSLDGTGDNAHSPKLKLQIPSRRSSQSNQSSPSTPFPRFSESPMLLTPQPPSAHPEFMLLPSPAVARRDDHFPDLQMPVQVARPVKWWPYSMLPPPHVLLATLFPTLQGWREKTYWDKFASALSMPTIFLLVITLPVVDSETNEDDVSIDGTIVEPVSRPLLAHSAPAVSVEPREIEPESEWERYRRHSLIRHGSHLLNPNLSSSGPVPLEQEDTAVESAIAPSPRSSSLRPKSASNIPSVSNANDECAPWNRWLVCVQLFAGPLFAVLVLWANLADDWEDPGRELVMMVLYTLLFSLVLLALLLVTTTEHQRPKFHYVLCFLGFIISIAWISTVAGEVVGVLKAFGVILGISEALLGLTIFAAGNSIGDLVADITVARLGYPVMALCACFGGPMLNILLGIGVGGVMMMIQGANRKHKKHPEKPLQYGPYPVQVGGTLLTSSVTLLAMLLLLLILVPLNKWVLSRKIGWCLIALWTISTILNVVVEVTGIWGMDA, encoded by the exons ATGCCACCGATCCGACTCAGAGGCagccgtgcgcgcgcgcgcccattCTACGTCACCGTTCTGCTCTTGTCCTTGCTGACGGTTTATGCATTCCTGTCGTCGcatgggcgccgccaccacctcgactACGATATCGACCGGGATGCGACGCTTCTCACGCGCCGCGCAAAAGCCCCCGAATGCAACCAAGTCCACTCGGCCGAAGACCAATGCGCCTTCGTTAGGCGATACTGCAAGGACGACAATGCGGGACTCCTTCCATACCTCGAACTCTACTACTGCGGCCTCAGCCATGCCCAGCCGGTAGCGTTTGTCTTGCTGGTGCTGTGGCTGGGCTTGCTCTTCACCACAattggcatcgccgccagcgatTTCTTCAGCATCAATCTCAGCACCATCGCCACGATTCTCGGCCTCAGCGAGAGCCTGGCCGGCGTCACGTTTCTTGCCTTTGGCAATGGATCACCTGATGTCTTCAGCACCTTTGCCGCCATGAGCTCCAACAGCCCCGGcatggccgtgggcgagctCATCGGGGCGGCCTGCTTCATCAcgggtgtcgtcgccggctcTATGGCGCTGGTGCGCGAATTCAGGGTGGATAGGAAGACCTATACGCGCGACCTTGGTTTCTTCATTGTTGCCGTATGCTTCACAATGGTGTTCCTCGCCGACCAAAAACTTCTGTTCTGGGAGTGTTGGGCGATGATAGGATACTACGTTGTATACGTTGTCACCGTTGTCGGATGGCATTGGTATTCGACGCAGAGGAAACGGCGGTTGCGGCGAGAAGGCGAAGCACGCAGTAACTATTACGGAGCCGTGGGACAGTCCAGGGACGAGTTGGCCGGGGAGCCGTACAGAGACGAAcccgatgacgccgaccaGGAGATTCGTGGCTCATCCaggcgcagctcgccgccgccggataCCGCCTCTTTCGAACAAGGACCGAGGATCGAAGTAGACGGCCGAGCAGAGAAcattgtcgccgcctccagcgaTGAGGATGTCGATGGAGATCACGAGCGCATGGTGGCTGCCGAAGTTACGAGGAACATGCGAGTCTTGCGGATTGGGCCGAAGCGGCACCATAACATGAATCCCATCCGGCCCAGTCTGTTTGGAGCGCTCGAGTTTCGATCCGCATtggcgcagctgcagcgcgaaAGCAATCTACAGCTCTCTCCCATCACGGGTCGCAGCCATTCGGAAAACATCATCAACCGCCGCGGTAGAAGAGGCACTGTGGCTGCCACTTCCTACCTCCACGACCATGGCGTGGAGCCTGACTCACCGACCGATACAACAGCGACAGCATACAGGGATCGTGCATTGTCGTCGGGGGATATGCCGACGTCTtcggcgcccgccatcccTATGCTCAGCGACCGATTGGACGTCGAACAACCCAGTCAGCGCCCTGAGGATCATGACAGCGGTCAGAAAGCTTCGACGCCAATCTTGTCATACCAAGTAGATGGAAACCTTGCTCCGCCCCCAACAGGCTCTAAAGGAACGCTTCTCGGCAACTCTCTTGATGGTACTGGAGATAACGCGCATTCACCCAAGTTGAAACTGCAAATtccgagccgccgcagcagtcAGAGTAACCAGTCGTCTCCCAGCACTCCGTTCCCCCGGTTCTCAGAATCGCCGATGTTGCTCACGCCCCAGCCACCGTCAGCGCACCCCGAATTCATGCTCCTTCCTTCCCCGGCTGTCGCTAGGAGGGACGACCACTTTCCTGACCTGCAGATGCCAGTGCAAGTTGCCCGGCCCGTCAAGTGGTGGCCATACTCGAtgttgccgccaccgcacGTTCTCCTAGCCACCCTGTTCCCGACTCTACAGGGCTGGCGAGAAAAGACATATTGGGACAAGTTCGCCAGCGCCTTGTCAATGCCCACGATATTCTTGCTGGTAATCACATTGCCAGTCGTGGACTCGGAGACGAACGAGGATGATGTATCCATCGACGGGACCATCGTCGAGCCAGTGAGCAggcccctcctcgcccactCTGCTCCGGCTGTTTCCGTCGAGCCGCGAGAGATTGAACCGGAGAGCGAGTGGGAGCGGTATCGTCGCCACTCCTTGATACGGCATGGCAGTCATCTTCTCAATCCCAATCTGTCGTCTAGCGGCCCTGTTCCTTTGGAACAGGAGGATACTGCGGTAGAGTCAGCCATCGCACCGTCGCCACGGTCATCGAGCCTCCGTCCGAAATCCGCGTCGAACATCCCTTCCGTAAGCAACGCCAACGATGAGTGCGCGCCCTGGAACCGATGGCTCGTTTGCGTGCAGTTGTTCGCTGGACCACTTTTCGCAGTGCTTGTCCTGTGGGCAAACCTGGCAGACGATTGGGAGGACCCTGGTAGAGAactggtgatgatggttcTGTACACACTTCTGTTCTCACTTGTGCTCTTGGCCCTCTTGCTCGTGACAACGACCGAGCACCAGCGACCCAAGTTTCACTATGTTCTTTGTTTTCTTGGATTCATCATAAGCATTGCGTGGATTTCGACCGTCGCTGGTGAGGTTGTCGGGGTCTTGAAAGCCTTTGGCGTCATTCTTGGAATATCCGAGGCCCTGCTGGGGCTGACCATCTTTGCGGCGGGCAACAGCATTGGCGACCTGGTGGCGGACATCACGGTTGCCCGGCTTGGCTACCCTGTCATGGCGCT ATGCGCCTGTTTCGGGGGCCCGATGCTCAACATACTCCTGGGCATCGGGGTCGGTggagtgatgatgatgattcAAGGGGCCAACCGAAAGCACAAGAAGCATCCCGAGAAGCCACTTCAATACGGCCCGTACCCTGTCCAGGTCGGCGGGACCTTGTTGACATCGAGCGTCACCCTGCTCGCCATGCTTTTACTATTACTCATTCTCGTTCCCCTGAATAAGTGGGTTCTGAGCCGCAAGATAGGTTGGTGCTTGATCGCATTATGGACCATCAGCACAATCTTGAATGTTGTGGTTGAGGTGACTGGGATCTGGGGAATGGATGCCTAG
- the PMM1 gene encoding Phosphomannomutase (EggNog:ENOG503NUGP~BUSCO:EOG09263YFH~COG:I) codes for MAFTQPPTFPPLEERPLKNTICLFDVDGTLTPARLAASPEMLSLLQSLRQKCAIGFVGGSDFSKQEEQLGKPAGLPVTQLFDFCFSENGLTAYKLGQSLPSNSFIRWIGEDRYKELANFCLHYIADLDIPIKRGTFIEFRNGMINVSPIGRNASTQERLDFQEYDKGAKVREKFVAALKERFGGLGLTFSIGGQISFDVFPTGWDKTYCLQHLEKEAKKGGVEYKTIHFFGDKTFEGGNDYEIYNHPATTGHSVKNPEETMAILKELFQL; via the exons ATGGCCTTCACGCAACCACCGACCTTCCCTccgctcgaggagcgcccGTTGAAGAACACCATCTGCCTCTTCGACGTGGACGGCACATTGACGCCTGCTCGCTTG gCCGCATCTCCCGAGAtgctctccctcctccagTCTCTGCGCCAAAAGTGCGCCatcggcttcgtcggcggctccGACTTCAgcaagcaggaggagcagctgggcAAGCCGGCCGGCCTCCCCGTGACGCAGCTCTTCGACTTTTGCTTCTCCGAGAACGGCCTCACCGCCTACAAGCTGGGGCAGTCGCTGCCGTCCAACAGCTTCATCCGCTGGATCGGCGAGGACAGATACAAAGAGCTCGCAAATTTCTGCCTGCACTACATTGCCGATCTCGACATCCCCATCAAGCGCGGCACCTTTATCGAGTTCCGCAACGGCATGATCAATGTGAGCCCCATCGGCAGGAATGCGAGCACGCAGGAGAGGCTCGACTTCCAAGAGTACGACAAGGGCGCCAAGGTGCGCGAGAAGTTTGTTGCCGCGCTCAAGGAGCGTTTCGGGGGCCTGGGGCTGAC CTTCTCCATCGGTGGCCAAATTTCTTTTGACGTCTTCCCTACCGGCTGGGACAAGACGTACTGCCTTCAACATCTCGAGAAAgaggccaagaagggcggcgtcgagtaCAAGACCATTCACTTCTTTGGTGACAAGACCTTCGAAGGCGGCAATGACTACGAGATCTACAACCACCCGGCTACCACTGGGCATTCGGTCAAGAACCCTGAGGAGACCATGGCAATCCTGAAGGAGCTGTTTCAACTGTAG
- a CDS encoding uncharacterized protein (EggNog:ENOG503NX9Q~COG:A), whose translation MESSRGVPDGEMFLSKPAPDDCGDSPTVEPLRIFKPQSPRPASGGASSSSFHKPSFPLPPGASSSAAPLPFPDDDDVRKYMPPKPYGSAYNDTSPRIDTSSGERKPGLAERRGASPKVIQSPSSPEADHGLFARPLKEQPRPASSNTNYPTYQKTYYPPPEAAASAGSSGNVPQPQGTGASGVGGTSSNSNSSNQSTMNDQGVNRFASTASNSTTRANRGSPPPPETPVVEPGTIPGGGIEARYAASGISGTATLNSLQAHQAQSAAAAQRLAQYGNQPPQVQRPWTPTEIPGQAPSGPPTVYQGANPISSPQPEPVFSPPSEPPAQDQQSAPAQVSVLEQDFQRLSTKTPPPAYSSVNPSGTSAYSNEKQRQQQQQQQHQQQQPQTQRPTTSPAPAATSSSTPPQKPIVTAAAAGGGLASPALQHPGHPAFANDPRPEANGQSSQTAASPTPISATPASPPPLPEGWIAHLDQNSGQYYYIHLATQATQWEFPKGPNPIQHEQAPLSPVASTYGNPLTSPMFGKQSMASPMFPPHTPGYAESIMSVAASQTPTTAGFSGPPPSSGVDMYRIQPTNGVYFGPYLRYVNMDLEKGIWHGSILIVTDAPQPPTIHLHLSMDLSPNPRQLQPRTIYTHQRWSFYKYEIEVQMGEGGTERWTYAVTSHLGCTRYEFVVAGRHEIGWRFIAHSGNDFAAGTTQNERARLGGVGFMWKDVLQKNVECGGFHVQLGLGDQIYGDRLWKEVPLLKQWLAMSGRDNKKNVQWTARHEEDVSHAYFHFYTSHFDQPFLREAFAQIPHVLQINDHDIFDGYGSYPAYMQNSPMFKNIGRIATDMYLLFQHHTTTELMRNVSTDHDIFTITGTGWHFVKFLGPAVAVAGPDCRSERTQARVLAGPTYQGIFPKVATLPPSVQHVIWMISVPLIYPRLDTVESLANTVAVGKKAVNTTYNILGKVTSSVAGVVGGKEVVAQGFSQVKRAVGKTGLMGNVLNQFGELDIQEVLKDMWTHDTKDLERTYFIRTLQGIAQQKGIRMTFLSGDVNASGAGLVHDPTHPADHKTMYQIISSPIVGAPQGGYVLKMLHNQKTLYVPQNGQKTTNEVSDTKEDMMEIFHTDASGASRELKKLMGRRNYVAFVAYDQEAANQAPFSPNPSISSQQQQQGLSKLSIAVDFVVQGDGPFQATTKYGPVIIPHLEFGR comes from the exons ATGGAGTCAAGTCGCGGCGTGCCAGATGGGGAAATGTTCCTGAGCAAGCCGGCGCCTGATGACTGCGGTGACAGCCCTACCGTCGAGCCACTTCGCATCTTCAAACCCCAGAGCCCCAGGCCAGCTTCaggcggcgcatcgtcatcgtcgttcCACAAGCCATCGTTCCCCCTACCTCCGGGCGCATCGAGCTCGGCAGCCCCACTGCCTTTCccagatgatgatgacgtccGCAAATACATGCCACCAAAACCGTACGGCTCTGCATACAACGACACATCGCCTCGCATAGACACAAGCTCCGGTGAGAGAAAGCCCGGGCTTGCCGAGAGGAGGGGCGCCTCGCCAAAGGTTATACAATCTCCGTCGAGCCCGGAGGCAGACCATGGGCTCTTCGCAAGGCCTTTGAAGGAGCAGCCTCGACCTGCCTCCTCCAATACAAACTATCCGACGTATCAGAAGACATACTACCCCCCTCCGGAAGCCGCGGCGAGCGCTGGCTCGTCTGGCAACGTCCCGCAGCCGCAAGGCACGGGAGCGAGCGGAGTAGGGGGCACCAGCAGCAatagcaacagcagcaaccagTCGACGATGAACGACCAGGGCGTCAACCGGTTCGCTTCGACAGCCTCAAATTCCACAACGAGGGCGAACcgcggctcgccgccaccgcccgagACCCCAGTAGTAGAGCCGGGCACGATTCCTGGGGGCGGGATAGAAGCTCGGTACGCGGCGTCAGGGATCTCAGGAACCGCGACCCTCAACAGCCTCCAGGCCCATCAAGCTcagagcgccgccgcagcgcagaGACTGGCGCAGTATGGAAATCAGCCGCCACAAGTCCAGCGACCCTGGACTCCTACCGAAATCCCAGGACAAGCGCCTTCGGGTCCTCCTACAGTCTACCAGGGAGCAAATCCGATCTCAAGCCCTCAGCCGGAGCCAGTCTTCAGCCCACCTTCGGAGCCACCCGCTCAAGATCAACAGAGTGCCCCGGCTCAAGTCAGTGTCTTGGAACAGGATTTTCAACGCCTGAGCACCAAAACACCGCCTCCCGCTTACTCAAGTGTGAATCCCAGTGGAACATCTGCATATTCCAACGAGAAAcaacgccagcagcagcagcagcagcagcatcaacagcagcagccgcagacCCAACGGCCCACAACTTCGCCCGCACCCGCTGCTACTTCTTCGTCAACTCCTCCGCAGAAACCCAtcgtcacggccgcggcggctggcggagGTCTCGCCTCACCGGCCCTTCAGCACCCTGGCCATCCAGCGTTCGCCAATGACCCTCGACCAGAAGCCAATGGGCAGTCGTCGCAGACGGCAGCTTCACCCACTCCGATTTCTGCCACACctgcctctcctcccccgctGCCAGAGGGATGGATAGCCCACCTGGATCAGAATTCCGGCCAATACTATTATATCCATCTCGCTACGCAGGCCACCCAGTGGGAGTTTCCAAAGGGTCCAAATCCGATTCAGCATGAACAGGCACCACTCTCGCCTGTGGCCTCGACGTATGGGAACCCTCTGACATCCCCCATGTTTGGGAAGCAGTCGATGGCATCTCCCATGTTTCCGCCGCATACTCCGGGCTATGCCGAAAGCATTATGAGTGTCGCTGCCTCACAGACCCCAACAACTGCTGGGTTCTCCGGCCCCCCTCCAAGCTCTGGCGTCGATATGTACAGGATACAGCCAACCAACGGTGTATATTTCGGCCCATATCTTCGATATGTCAACATGGATCTTGAGAAAGGCATCTGGCATGGCAGCATCCTTATTGTTACCGATGCCCCTCAGCCACCTACCATCCACTTGCACCTAAGCATGGATCTCTCGCCGAATCCGAGACAACTGCAACCTCGCACCATCTACACTCACCAGCGCTGGTCCTTCTACAAGTATGAGATTGAAGTCCAGATGGGAGAGGGCGGCACCGAGAGGTGGACGTATGCCGTAACGTCTCACTTGGGCTGCACGCGTTATGAGTTTGTTGTCGCTGGACGCCACGAAATTGGATGGCGGTTCATTGCACATTCTGGCAATGACTTCGCCGCTGGCACAACTCAGAACGAACGTGCCAGGTTGGGCGGGGTCGGGTTCATGTGGAAGGACGTACTGCAGAAAAACGTTGAATGCGGCGGCTTCCACGTCCAACTCGGCCTGGGTGACCAGATATACGGCGACAGGTTGTGGAAGGAGGTGCCGCTACTGAAACAGTGGTTGGCCATGAGCGGTCGCGACAACAAAAAGAACGTTCAATGGACAGCTCGCCATGAAGAGGACGTGTCCCATGCCTACTTCCACTTCTACACGAGCCACTTTGATCAGCCATTCTTGCGCGAGGCGTTCGCTCAAATCCCTCACGTGTTACAAATCAACGACCATGATAT TTTTGACGGCTACGGTTCCTACCCTGCCTACATGCAGAATTCTCCAATGTTTAAGAATATCGGTCGCATTGCCACGGACATGTACCTGCTCTTCCAACACCACACAACAACGGAATTGATGAGGAACGTCAGCACTGACCACGACATATTCACGATAACTGGTACTGGTTGGCATTTCGTAAAGTTTTtggggccggccgtcgcAGTGGCGGGACCCGACTGCCGCTCTGAGAGGACTCAAGCTCGCGTCCTAGCCGGTCCGACATACCAGGGCATCTTTCCCAAGGTTGCTACGCTTCCGCCAAGCGTCCAGCATGTCATCTGGATGATATCGGTGCCCCTCATATACCCTCGGCTTGACACCGTCGAAAGCCTTGCGAACACAGTTGCTGTAGGAAAAAAGGCTGTCAACACAACGTACAACATACTGGGAAAGGTGACCAGTTCGGTCGCCGGTGTTGTCGGTGGCAAGGAGGTCGTCGCACAAGGATTCTCGCAAGTCAAGAGAGCCGTTGGCAAGACTGGCCTCATGGGCAACGTCCTGAATCAGTTCGGTGAACTCGACATCCAAGAAGTCTTGAAGGATATGTGGACGCATGACACCAAAGACCTCGAAAGAACATATTTCATCCGAACTCTACAAGGTATTGCCCAGCAAAAGGGCATACGTATGACTTTTCTGTCTGGAG ACGTGAACgcctccggcgccggcttggTCCATGACCCGACACACCCTGCAGATCACAAGACCATGTATCAGATCATCTCGTCTCCTATTGTGGGAGCCCCACAGGGCGGCTACGTCTTGAAGATGCTGCATAACCAGAAGACGCTGTACGTGCCCCAGAACGGGCAAAAGACGACCAACGAAGTCTCGGACACCAAGGAAGATATGATGGAGATTTTCCACACGGACGCAAGCGGAGCGAGTCGCGAACTAAAGAAGCtgatggggaggaggaactacgtcgccttcgtcgcctATGATCAGGAGGCAGCGAACCAGGCACCCTTCAGCCCCAATCCAAGCAtcagcagccagcagcaacaacagggGCTGTCGAAGTTGAGCATCGCGGTGGACTTCGTGGTGCAGGGAGATGGGCCGTTTCAAGCCACCACCAAGTATGGTCCTGTCATCATTCCACACCTTGAATTTGGCCGATGA